A genomic segment from uncultured Erythrobacter sp. encodes:
- a CDS encoding polysaccharide deacetylase family protein produces MTRVFITIDTEYSSGLYTGPGAADRADNFARSIACNTPQGPAGVAHKLDLLARHGQKAVFFVDPMPALVWGVAAIEDIIAPIIAAGQDVQLHCHTEWLRLAGDANPLASKHSGQNLADFPFEEQCQILDYARTTLKAAGAPAPVAFRAGNYGANDDTLRALASLGITYDTSHCPAMVGQSACRISLGPDVHDPLQHMGVIEVPIGSIGAMGGGQRHAQITALSLAEMLAAIRHAAASGQETFTLVSHSFELINRRKLAANRVVRHRFTGLVKALEAMPGVTTGTYADTPPSVRSPIRASQPLPPSAIRTGRRMAEQFVSNALYGAL; encoded by the coding sequence ATGACGCGGGTCTTCATCACGATTGATACCGAGTATTCCTCGGGGCTTTACACCGGGCCGGGCGCGGCGGACCGGGCGGATAACTTCGCCCGCTCGATCGCCTGCAACACCCCGCAAGGCCCGGCGGGCGTCGCGCACAAGCTCGATCTGCTCGCCCGCCACGGCCAGAAAGCGGTGTTCTTCGTCGATCCCATGCCCGCGCTGGTGTGGGGCGTGGCCGCGATTGAAGACATTATCGCACCCATCATCGCCGCCGGGCAGGACGTGCAGTTGCATTGCCACACGGAATGGCTCCGCCTCGCCGGAGACGCCAACCCGCTCGCGTCAAAGCACAGCGGGCAGAACCTCGCCGACTTCCCGTTCGAGGAGCAATGCCAGATCCTCGACTATGCCCGCACCACGTTGAAGGCCGCAGGCGCCCCCGCACCGGTCGCGTTCCGGGCGGGCAATTACGGCGCCAATGATGATACCCTGCGCGCGCTCGCCAGCCTCGGCATCACCTATGATACGAGCCATTGCCCGGCGATGGTCGGCCAGAGCGCGTGCCGGATCAGTCTTGGCCCTGACGTGCACGACCCGCTGCAGCATATGGGCGTGATCGAAGTCCCCATCGGCAGTATCGGGGCGATGGGCGGGGGGCAGCGTCATGCCCAGATCACCGCGCTCTCCTTGGCCGAGATGCTCGCCGCCATCCGCCATGCGGCGGCGAGTGGGCAGGAGACCTTCACGCTCGTCAGCCACTCCTTCGAACTGATCAACCGCCGCAAGCTGGCCGCCAACCGCGTGGTGCGCCATCGCTTCACCGGGCTGGTCAAGGCGCTTGAGGCCATGCCAGGGGTGACGACCGGCACCTATGCGGACACCCCGCCCAGCGTGCGCTCGCCGATCCGGGCCAGCCAGCCGCTCCCCCCTAGCGCGATACGAACCGGACGGCGGATGGCCGAACAATTCGTGTCCAACGCGCTCTACGGCGCGCTCTAG
- a CDS encoding GNAT family N-acetyltransferase: MGTAAIDFTVGSRRLLSVPRQLATWAFSLEDVLAGALPTVPPSGRDGVRVLSAPTARLTEITARYPGLIAGGRQDYRRHYIDMSQSFDDYMAQFSGKTRSTLRRKARKLADEAGGYTVTEHRTPAEIEAFLAAALPLSASTYQARLLDAGLPESPEARRAMLEAAEADRMRAFLLHTGGQPVAYLSLPLAGQTLVYAFLGYDPDWARLSVGTVLQMDALERLFAEERYRWFDFTEGDGAHKEMFGTDAAACSSLVLLEPTLANRTLLGARAGFDASVLGAKALAERSGALGRIRALLRA, from the coding sequence GTGGGCACCGCCGCCATCGACTTTACCGTGGGATCGCGCCGCCTGCTGAGCGTGCCGCGCCAGCTTGCCACTTGGGCCTTCAGCCTTGAAGACGTGCTCGCCGGTGCCCTGCCAACCGTGCCGCCGAGCGGGCGAGACGGAGTGCGCGTGCTCTCCGCCCCGACCGCGCGCCTCACCGAGATCACCGCACGCTACCCCGGTCTCATCGCTGGCGGGCGGCAGGATTACCGCCGTCACTACATCGACATGAGCCAGAGCTTCGATGACTACATGGCGCAGTTCTCAGGCAAGACCCGCTCAACTTTGCGGCGCAAGGCGCGCAAGCTGGCGGACGAAGCGGGTGGCTACACCGTCACCGAACACCGCACCCCGGCGGAGATCGAAGCCTTCCTCGCCGCCGCCCTGCCGCTGTCGGCGAGCACCTATCAGGCGCGGCTGCTCGATGCCGGATTGCCCGAAAGCCCTGAGGCGCGCCGCGCGATGCTGGAGGCGGCCGAGGCTGACCGGATGCGCGCCTTCCTGCTCCACACGGGCGGTCAGCCGGTCGCCTACCTGTCGCTGCCGCTTGCCGGGCAGACACTGGTCTATGCGTTTCTGGGCTATGATCCCGATTGGGCGCGGCTATCGGTCGGCACGGTGCTCCAGATGGACGCGCTGGAGCGCCTGTTTGCCGAGGAGCGCTACCGCTGGTTCGATTTCACCGAGGGCGACGGCGCGCACAAGGAGATGTTCGGCACCGATGCGGCGGCGTGTTCAAGCCTCGTGCTGCTGGAGCCGACGCTGGCCAATCGCACGCTACTAGGCGCGCGGGCGGGGTTTGATGCGAGCGTGCTCGGCGCCAAGGCGCTGGCGGAACGCTCAGGGGCGCTGGGACGGATCCGCGCCCTGCTGCGGGCCTGA
- a CDS encoding NAD(P)/FAD-dependent oxidoreductase has translation MLATPPKSDLADFDVLIVGAGISGIGMAAHMGMKAPHHSYCIVERRDNLGGTWDLFRYPGIRSDSDMHTLGFDFEPWRHEKSIADAPAILDYLDRIVDERGIRQHIRFGHKVISADFRHDDARWHIELEKADGSRTHMTANFVYLGAGYYDYDEPYDPGFDFGEFEGQVLHPQFWPENLDYKGKNVVVIGSGATAVTIVPSMAREAAHVTMLQRTPTWMFSRPAKDAIANFLRKILPEKLAYRLTRFKNIKMQDFSFKLARDNPQKVKDALYKKIEEALGPDYDKASFTPPYNPWEQRLCLVPDQDLFTAMKAGKADVITGHIAKFEKGGVLLTDGQFIPADVVVTATGLKLAVAGKIAISVDGEPVEFSQRFYYKGCMFSNLPNLAVVFGYLNASWTLRADINSDYVCRVLEHMRKTGTTIATPVLTPAGEAAITEDDVFDFSSGYIQRGKHIMPRNSVSYPWRLNQEYVVDRKRMKDDPLTDGILTFTKPGANAQRGEEQLEAAE, from the coding sequence ATGCTTGCCACACCGCCAAAGTCAGACTTGGCAGATTTCGACGTGCTGATCGTCGGTGCCGGGATTTCCGGGATCGGGATGGCCGCGCATATGGGGATGAAGGCTCCGCACCATTCCTATTGCATCGTCGAACGCCGCGACAATCTCGGCGGCACGTGGGATCTGTTCCGCTACCCCGGCATCCGCTCGGACAGCGACATGCACACGCTCGGCTTCGATTTCGAACCGTGGCGCCATGAAAAGAGCATCGCCGATGCGCCCGCGATCCTCGATTATCTCGACCGGATCGTCGATGAACGCGGCATTCGCCAGCACATCCGCTTCGGCCACAAGGTGATCAGCGCCGATTTCCGCCATGATGACGCGCGCTGGCATATCGAGCTGGAAAAGGCCGATGGCTCGCGCACGCATATGACGGCGAACTTCGTCTACCTTGGCGCAGGCTATTACGATTACGACGAGCCCTATGACCCCGGCTTCGACTTCGGCGAGTTCGAAGGGCAGGTGCTCCACCCGCAGTTCTGGCCCGAAAACCTCGATTACAAAGGCAAGAATGTCGTTGTGATCGGATCGGGCGCGACTGCGGTGACAATCGTCCCGTCGATGGCGCGCGAGGCGGCGCATGTGACCATGCTCCAGCGCACGCCCACATGGATGTTCTCGCGCCCGGCCAAGGATGCGATCGCCAATTTCCTGCGCAAGATCCTGCCGGAAAAGCTCGCTTATCGGCTGACCCGATTCAAGAACATCAAGATGCAGGACTTCAGCTTCAAGCTGGCGCGCGACAATCCGCAGAAGGTGAAAGACGCGCTCTACAAGAAGATCGAGGAAGCGCTCGGCCCGGATTACGACAAGGCGAGCTTCACCCCGCCTTACAACCCGTGGGAACAGCGGCTGTGCCTGGTGCCGGATCAGGACCTCTTCACGGCGATGAAGGCGGGCAAGGCCGACGTCATCACCGGCCATATCGCCAAGTTCGAAAAGGGCGGCGTGCTGCTGACCGATGGCCAGTTCATCCCGGCCGATGTCGTCGTCACCGCGACGGGTCTGAAGCTGGCGGTCGCGGGCAAGATCGCGATTTCGGTTGATGGCGAGCCGGTCGAATTCAGCCAGCGGTTCTATTACAAGGGCTGCATGTTCTCGAACCTGCCCAACCTTGCGGTGGTGTTCGGCTATTTGAACGCGAGCTGGACTCTGCGGGCGGACATCAACTCGGATTACGTCTGCCGGGTGCTCGAACATATGCGCAAGACCGGCACGACCATCGCCACCCCGGTGTTGACGCCTGCGGGTGAAGCGGCAATCACCGAGGATGACGTGTTCGATTTCTCGTCCGGCTACATCCAGCGCGGTAAGCACATCATGCCGCGCAATTCGGTCAGCTACCCCTGGCGGCTCAATCAGGAATATGTCGTCGACCGCAAGCGGATGAAGGATGATCCGCTGACTGACGGCATCCTGACCTTCACCAAGCCGGGCGCGAATGCGCAGCGCGGCGAGGAACAGCTGGAAGCGGCGGAATAA
- a CDS encoding molybdopterin-binding protein, which produces MTSPEKIWTAGLIVIGDEILSGRTQDKNIAQVATWLQVQGIRLAEVRVVPDVEARIVEAVNALTLAYDYLFTTGGIGPTHDDITVDAVAAALGVPVVIHPEARALLERYYETRGGLNEGRLRMARVPEGSELIPNRMSGAPGIRRGNLFLMAGVPHITAGMLDALTGQLEGGAPLLSETLGCWVAESEVAELLRQTEAAHATCQIGSYPFFREGRVGANFVIRSVSAEDLKACSDSLTDGLTGNGHAVTPGGI; this is translated from the coding sequence ATGACCTCTCCCGAAAAGATCTGGACCGCCGGACTCATCGTCATCGGTGACGAAATCCTCTCCGGCCGCACGCAGGACAAGAATATCGCGCAGGTCGCGACCTGGTTGCAAGTGCAGGGCATCCGCCTTGCCGAGGTGCGGGTGGTGCCGGATGTCGAGGCGCGGATTGTCGAAGCGGTCAATGCGCTCACCCTCGCCTATGATTACCTCTTCACCACCGGCGGGATCGGGCCGACGCATGACGACATCACCGTCGATGCGGTCGCCGCCGCGCTGGGCGTGCCGGTGGTCATACACCCCGAGGCGCGCGCGCTGCTGGAGCGCTATTACGAAACCCGCGGGGGCCTCAACGAGGGCCGCTTGCGCATGGCGCGGGTGCCGGAAGGGTCGGAACTGATCCCCAACCGCATGTCGGGCGCGCCCGGTATCCGGCGCGGCAACCTGTTCCTGATGGCGGGCGTGCCGCACATCACTGCCGGGATGCTTGACGCGCTCACCGGCCAGCTCGAAGGCGGCGCGCCGCTCTTGTCCGAAACGCTCGGCTGCTGGGTCGCCGAAAGCGAGGTCGCCGAGCTGCTGCGCCAGACCGAAGCCGCGCACGCCACTTGCCAGATCGGTTCCTATCCCTTCTTCCGCGAAGGCCGGGTCGGGGCCAATTTCGTAATCCGCTCGGTCAGCGCCGAAGACCTCAAAGCCTGCTCCGACAGCCTGACGGACGGCCTTACCGGCAACGGCCACGCGGTGACGCCCGGCGGGATCTAG